The proteins below come from a single Candidatus Poribacteria bacterium genomic window:
- a CDS encoding DUF3768 domain-containing protein produces the protein MRHAFNCFCSRCAAQRIQTRNDAFRKEVLTNPDINNKGGRCSVTQGVHSLPPDALMAVLLAVRNYDTFDPEDDPYGEHDFGVIELPNLPKIYWKIDYYEDANMEFGTEDRLNAYRVLMVMLADEY, from the coding sequence ATGCGACATGCTTTTAATTGTTTCTGTTCGCGCTGTGCAGCGCAGCGGATACAAACCCGAAACGATGCTTTTAGAAAAGAGGTTCTAACCAACCCCGACATCAATAACAAGGGTGGTCGGTGTTCGGTGACACAAGGTGTGCATAGCCTGCCCCCCGACGCGCTGATGGCGGTTTTGTTGGCAGTTCGGAATTACGACACTTTTGATCCCGAAGATGACCCCTACGGCGAACATGATTTCGGGGTGATTGAGTTGCCGAACCTGCCAAAAATTTACTGGAAGATCGACTATTACGAGGACGCGAACATGGAATTCGGCACAGAGGATCGCTTAAACGCGTATCGGGTGCTGATGGTGATGTTGGCGGACGAGTATTAG